In Mixophyes fleayi isolate aMixFle1 chromosome 4, aMixFle1.hap1, whole genome shotgun sequence, the following proteins share a genomic window:
- the LOC142153288 gene encoding uncharacterized protein LOC142153288 isoform X3 has translation MLQSVLQNCNQSTDKENCPDSGLESNANTPRSTEKGQQSASLATRKEHGSDWLQKYIEKLKKQQPKEKKGPRTTSGKRKHSAISKLPKFLMGGENQRQQTSTEKIPKIASESTKEQKPTSEQVTVRFKWIGEAEGYTTINADPHEPIIGALKKSVHFRIKYKNLKKPKNSNLIIFGNHLKAIINPTVSCGALGKEETLDLKRKFLKKNDIKVPETPAYPKRSGGLFFKVNKNGQTDGGAVRIVLHYNKQGSDHNTPLAVFGYGDETIEEALKNDKRFKDINVLRLIGTKLDKYERTMTLSNLMENDTYTIIILDNIETVDEHTNEGPHEEATESDPILSTNRASDTPGEFSPKEAMVERFKNNFNMYVKKNKGLKKTWRLIKQDFSINVRKPPLTASTMRKLTKHMDSVAQIKVSNEEGTCFLLTRDLFLTCHHVVKGLLYTNRPYIARIIFHYEDENQIVNNQENVFSINILSHSEEQDYAIFSAEICSNQEGVLQYPEGLLQYLALPPENGAVSIIGHPGGRCKHTDLCSVINFFQRKEVIKETIFHDPSFVHVLRLYNFLEMEDPSLVTYNTCLYHGASGSPVFDEHGQLVAMHSGGYIVDAPLEKKSVIEYGRSIIDILIYGAVKIEDLCLRLKEMAKQNSSLCDYISQGLHPVLMQSIIRRLLNLWNVEQNPDFDDSGVGDSPMDIS, from the exons AAGGGTCCTCGCACTACATCGGGGAAAAGAAAACACTCAGCTATCTCCAAACTTCCAAAATTCCTGATGGGGGGAGAGAATCAAAGGCAACAAACATCCACTGAAAAG ATACCGAAGATTGCGTCTGAGAGCACAAAGGAGCAGAAACCAACTTCAGAACAAGTCACTGTGAGATTTAAATGGATTGGTGAAGCTGAAGGATACACCACAATCAACGCAGATCCACACGAACCAATTATTGGTGCTCTAAAGAAATCTGTTCattttagaataaaatataaaaacttaaaaaaacctaaaaactcaaatttaattatttttggaaaccaTCTTAAAGCAATAATCAATCCAACTGTGTCGTGTGGAGCTCTGGGGAAAGAAGAAACTCTTGATCTAAAACGAAAATTTCTAAAGAAAAATGATATAAAGGTACCCGAGACTCCGGCATACCCGAAAAGATCTGGTGGGTTATTTTTTAAAGTGAACAAAAATGGACAGACCGATGGGGGAGCTGTAAGGATAGTTTTACATTACAACAAACAGGGTTCTGATCATAATACACCACTGGCTGTCTTTGGATATGGAGATGAAACCATTGAAGAAGCTCTCAAAAACGATAAGAGATTTAAGGACATCAACGTACTCCGTCTTATAGGGACAAAACTGGACAAATACGAACGCACGATGACACTGTCAAATCTCATGGAAAATGATACATACACCATAATTATACTTGATAATATTGAGACTGTTGACGAACATACAAATGAAGGGCCACATGAAGAGGCCACTGAGTCCGATCCCATTCTCTCCACCAACCGAGCAAGTGACACCCCTGGAGAGTTCAGTCCTAAAGAGGCAATGGTagagagatttaaaaataattttaacatgTATGTCAAGAAGAACAAAGGCCTTAAAAAAACCTGGCGCCTCATCAAACAGGATTTCAGTATCAATGTCCGAAAACCCCCCCTAACTGCGAGCACCATGAGAAAGCTTACGAAGCACATGGACAGCGTAGCCCAGATTAAAGTAAGCAATGAAGAAGGAACCTGTTTTCTTCTAACTAGAGATCTGTTCCTCACCTGTCACCATGTAGTGAAAGGTCTTCTGTATACAAATCGTCCTTATATAGCTAGAATAATATTCCACTATGAAGATGAAAACCAAATTGTAAATAATCAAGAAAATGTTTTCTCTATTAACATTCTATCACATTCTGAGGAACAAGATTATGCTATTTTTAGTGCTGAAATATGTTCTAATCAAGAGGGCGTGTTACAATATCCAGAGGGCTTGTTACAATATTTAGCGCTTCCACCAGAGAATGGCGCTGTGAGCATCATTGGCCATCCAGGAGGTCGGTGCAAACATACTGATTTGTGTTCAGTGATCAACTTCTTCCAACGTAAAGAGGTTATTAAAGAAACCATTTTCCATGACCCTTCATTTGTCCATGTACTACGTTTGTACAACTTTTTGGAAATGGAAGACCCCAGTCTAGTGACTTACAATACATGTCTTTATCATGGAGCTTCTGGGTCTCCGGTATTCGATGAACATGGACAACTTGTGGCAATGCACAGTGGGGGGTATATAGTTGATGCTCCACTAGAAAAGAAAAGTGTGATAGAGTATGGAAGGTCCATCATTGACATACTTATTTACGGAGCTGTTAAAATAGAAGACTTGTGTCTACGATTAAAGGAAATGGCTAAACAGAATAGTTCATTGTGTGATTATATATCCCAGGGCTTGCATCCAGTACTAATGCAGTCCATTATTAGACGACTTTTAAATTTATGGAACGTTGAACAAAACCCTGATTTTGACGACAGTGGTGTAGGGGATTCCCCTATGGATATCTCATAG
- the LOC142153288 gene encoding serine protease FAM111A-like isoform X4 yields MGGENQRQQTSTEKIPKIASESTKEQKPTSEQVTVRFKWIGEAEGYTTINADPHEPIIGALKKSVHFRIKYKNLKKPKNSNLIIFGNHLKAIINPTVSCGALGKEETLDLKRKFLKKNDIKVPETPAYPKRSGGLFFKVNKNGQTDGGAVRIVLHYNKQGSDHNTPLAVFGYGDETIEEALKNDKRFKDINVLRLIGTKLDKYERTMTLSNLMENDTYTIIILDNIETVDEHTNEGPHEEATESDPILSTNRASDTPGEFSPKEAMVERFKNNFNMYVKKNKGLKKTWRLIKQDFSINVRKPPLTASTMRKLTKHMDSVAQIKVSNEEGTCFLLTRDLFLTCHHVVKGLLYTNRPYIARIIFHYEDENQIVNNQENVFSINILSHSEEQDYAIFSAEICSNQEGVLQYPEGLLQYLALPPENGAVSIIGHPGGRCKHTDLCSVINFFQRKEVIKETIFHDPSFVHVLRLYNFLEMEDPSLVTYNTCLYHGASGSPVFDEHGQLVAMHSGGYIVDAPLEKKSVIEYGRSIIDILIYGAVKIEDLCLRLKEMAKQNSSLCDYISQGLHPVLMQSIIRRLLNLWNVEQNPDFDDSGVGDSPMDIS; encoded by the exons ATGGGGGGAGAGAATCAAAGGCAACAAACATCCACTGAAAAG ATACCGAAGATTGCGTCTGAGAGCACAAAGGAGCAGAAACCAACTTCAGAACAAGTCACTGTGAGATTTAAATGGATTGGTGAAGCTGAAGGATACACCACAATCAACGCAGATCCACACGAACCAATTATTGGTGCTCTAAAGAAATCTGTTCattttagaataaaatataaaaacttaaaaaaacctaaaaactcaaatttaattatttttggaaaccaTCTTAAAGCAATAATCAATCCAACTGTGTCGTGTGGAGCTCTGGGGAAAGAAGAAACTCTTGATCTAAAACGAAAATTTCTAAAGAAAAATGATATAAAGGTACCCGAGACTCCGGCATACCCGAAAAGATCTGGTGGGTTATTTTTTAAAGTGAACAAAAATGGACAGACCGATGGGGGAGCTGTAAGGATAGTTTTACATTACAACAAACAGGGTTCTGATCATAATACACCACTGGCTGTCTTTGGATATGGAGATGAAACCATTGAAGAAGCTCTCAAAAACGATAAGAGATTTAAGGACATCAACGTACTCCGTCTTATAGGGACAAAACTGGACAAATACGAACGCACGATGACACTGTCAAATCTCATGGAAAATGATACATACACCATAATTATACTTGATAATATTGAGACTGTTGACGAACATACAAATGAAGGGCCACATGAAGAGGCCACTGAGTCCGATCCCATTCTCTCCACCAACCGAGCAAGTGACACCCCTGGAGAGTTCAGTCCTAAAGAGGCAATGGTagagagatttaaaaataattttaacatgTATGTCAAGAAGAACAAAGGCCTTAAAAAAACCTGGCGCCTCATCAAACAGGATTTCAGTATCAATGTCCGAAAACCCCCCCTAACTGCGAGCACCATGAGAAAGCTTACGAAGCACATGGACAGCGTAGCCCAGATTAAAGTAAGCAATGAAGAAGGAACCTGTTTTCTTCTAACTAGAGATCTGTTCCTCACCTGTCACCATGTAGTGAAAGGTCTTCTGTATACAAATCGTCCTTATATAGCTAGAATAATATTCCACTATGAAGATGAAAACCAAATTGTAAATAATCAAGAAAATGTTTTCTCTATTAACATTCTATCACATTCTGAGGAACAAGATTATGCTATTTTTAGTGCTGAAATATGTTCTAATCAAGAGGGCGTGTTACAATATCCAGAGGGCTTGTTACAATATTTAGCGCTTCCACCAGAGAATGGCGCTGTGAGCATCATTGGCCATCCAGGAGGTCGGTGCAAACATACTGATTTGTGTTCAGTGATCAACTTCTTCCAACGTAAAGAGGTTATTAAAGAAACCATTTTCCATGACCCTTCATTTGTCCATGTACTACGTTTGTACAACTTTTTGGAAATGGAAGACCCCAGTCTAGTGACTTACAATACATGTCTTTATCATGGAGCTTCTGGGTCTCCGGTATTCGATGAACATGGACAACTTGTGGCAATGCACAGTGGGGGGTATATAGTTGATGCTCCACTAGAAAAGAAAAGTGTGATAGAGTATGGAAGGTCCATCATTGACATACTTATTTACGGAGCTGTTAAAATAGAAGACTTGTGTCTACGATTAAAGGAAATGGCTAAACAGAATAGTTCATTGTGTGATTATATATCCCAGGGCTTGCATCCAGTACTAATGCAGTCCATTATTAGACGACTTTTAAATTTATGGAACGTTGAACAAAACCCTGATTTTGACGACAGTGGTGTAGGGGATTCCCCTATGGATATCTCATAG